The Carassius carassius chromosome 34, fCarCar2.1, whole genome shotgun sequence genome has a segment encoding these proteins:
- the eif2d gene encoding eukaryotic translation initiation factor 2D: MFAKAFRVKSNTVIKGSDRRRLRADVSAAFPALSADDINELIPNKEELNIVKIYAHKGDGVILYVLHKNPIFFQLEKRLFPTVYTLWRYPTMLPAFVTWPPVLQKLTGGADLMLPGVVVPADGLPEVQQGDCCAVTLVMNRAPVAVGTAAASSAEMRNGGMKGRGLNILHTYMDQLWAFGDKSHPPVMPVTNSSAQVEEEECEDEEQEVKDCSDPAPVEASCQNMQELRLDEHEVLKEEEAAEDKEGEDTNKEEDFRSPQEQMDELLLQCFLHALKTKVKKSQLPLLTSNFLRHHMLSCCPKGKYLEIKKSSFKKLSKFLQCMQKDHSLIQVKELSKGVESIVDVDWRNPVLCSFHVPEDFEPEIKSEEGSAASEDLYQPPEITPLYGVTARLEPLFLDAQKKKGTPLKATEVRNIITEYVKTNELVHETNKNYVNINPTLCDCLLEKSEYQEVEKLKWDELFSRTLIRMQACHEVLIPGQPPLVKKGQMEPIDITVASRGSNKKVTIIKNLEAFGLDPAVVADTLQHLVQASCVLQDSPGAKNRVLVQIQGNQVQQVGKLLLDRYKIPRKYVQGLDKAPKPGKKK; the protein is encoded by the exons ATGTTTGCAAAAGCGTTTCGTGTGAAATCTAACACCGTTATCAAGGGATCTGACAG GAGGAGGCTGAGAGCAGATGTCTCTGCTGCTTTCCCTGCTCTGTCAGCTGATGATATAAATGAGCTGATCCCGAATAAAGAAGAGCTGAATATTGTGAAGATTTATGCACATAAGGGAGATGGAGTCATTCTCTACGTCCTCCATAAAAATCCCATATTCTTTCAGCTGGAGAAACGGCTGTTTCCAACAG TGTACACTCTTTGGCGATATCCCACCATGTTACCAGCATTTGTCACGTGGCCGCCTGTCCTGCAGAAGTTAACTGGTGGAGCAG ATCTCATGCTGCCGGGTGTAGTGGTGCCTGCTGATGGCCTTCCTGAAGTACAGCAGGGAGACTGTTGTGCCGTCACTCTTGTGATGAACAG GGCACCAGTGGCTGTTGGCACAGCAGCTGCGTCGAGTGCTGAGATGAGGAACGGTGGAATGAAGGGGAGAGGACTCAATATTTTACACACATACATGGATCAGCTATG GGCGTTTGGTGATAAGTCTCATCCTCCGGTTATGCCAGTCACAAACTCTTCAGCACAGGTGGAGGAAGAGGAATGTGAGGATGAAGAGCAGGAGGTGAAGGACTGCTCTGATCCAGCTCCAGTGGAAGCATCTTGTCAGAACATGCAGGAGCTGAGGCTGGATGAACATGAGGTGTTGAAGGAAGAGGAAGCGGCTGAGGATAAAGAGGGAGAAGACACTAACAAAGAAGAGGACTTTAGATCTCCACAGG AGCAGATGGATGAGTTACTGCTGCAGTGTTTCCTCCATGCACTTAAGACTAAAGTCAAAAAGTCACAGCTGCCACTACTGACAAGCAACTTCCTGCGCCACCACATGCTGTCCTGCTG TCCTAAAGGAAAGTACCTAGAAATCAAGAAATCCAGTTTTAAAAAG CTTTCTAAGTTTCTGCAGTGCATGCAGAAAGATCACAGTCTGATTCAGGTGAAGGAGCTGAGTAAAGGTGTGGAGAGCATTGTGGACGTTGACTGGAGAAACCCTGT GTTGTGTTCTTTCCACGTCCCAGAGGACTTTGAGCCAGAGATCAAATCTGAAGAGGGGAGTGCAGCTTCTGAGGATCTGTACCAGCCCCCTGAAATCACACCACTGTATGGGGTCACTGCACGCCTGGAGCCTCTCTTTCTGGACGCCCAGAAAAA AAAGGGAACACCTCTAAAGGCCACTGAGGTGAGGAATATCATCACAGAATATGTGAAGACAAATGAACTTGTCCATGAAACCAACAAAAA TTATGTTAACATTAACCCTACACTTTGTGACTGTTTGCTGGAGAAGTCTGAATATCAGGAAGTGGAGAAGCTAAAATGGGATGAACTCTTTAGCAG GACTCTCATCAGAATGCAAGCGTGCCATGAGGTGCTGATTCCAGGTCAGCCTCCCTTAGTTAAGAAAGGACAGATGGAGCCCATAGACATTACTGTCGCATCCAGGGGCTCCAATAAAAAG GTTACAATAATTAAGAATCTGGAGGCGTTTGGTTTGGATCCAGCTGTGGTAGCAGACACTCTGCAGCATCTGGTTCAGGCCAGCTGTGTTCTCCAGGATTCCCCAGGAGCCAAAAACAGAGTCCTGGTGCAGATTCAGGGAAACCAGGTTCAACAAGTTGGCAAACTGCTGCTAG ATCGGTATAAGATCCCACGGAAATATGTACAAGGTCTTGACAAAGCTCCCAAACCAGGCAAGAAGAAATAG